Below is a genomic region from Telmatobacter sp. DSM 110680.
ATTCGCTGCACTTTCTCGCCGCATCGCGGACACGGCTGATTGAACTTGCCGTGGACCGCCATCTCCGGCCGGAATGCCGTTACCTTCTCCGGGAACTTCTTCTGCGCTTCGGACCCCAGGCGATCCATCCATGCCGTCATGGTCGCGCGGGTTGCTGCGAACAGACGCTCCCACTCTTCCGGCTTCAGCTTATGCGTCAGCGCAATGGGCGACAGCTGCGCCGCATGCAGGATCTCATCGGAATACGCATTGCCTACTCCGCTGATCAGCCGCGGATCGGTGAGGGCTCTCTTCAGCGTGCGATTCTCCGCAGTCAGCGCCCCGCGGAAACCATCTAGATCAGTCTCAAAGATTTCCACGCCGCCCGGGTCCATCGATCGCAAGGCTTCTTGGCCGCGGACAACGTACAGCGATGCGCGCCGTTTCGATCCGGCTTCGGTCAATACGAGTGACCCGTTTGGAAAATCGAATGCAGCCAGCGCGTATTTTCCCGCCAGCTTCGCCTGTGCAGCCTTCCAGTGCAGCCGTCCGGCAATCATAAGGTGCAGGACCAACCAAATGTCGTCATCCACGCCGATTGCAATTCGTTTGCCGACGCGGCGCAGCTTTCGCACCACTCGACCTTCCGCCGCAGTCAAGGGTGGATCGACAGTCCGGAGCAGAAACACCGATCCCAAGCGCACGCGTTCGAGCGTTTGCCCCATGATTCGCTCTTCAAGAGCGGCGATGTACGCAGTTATGTCA
It encodes:
- a CDS encoding DNA-formamidopyrimidine glycosylase family protein, yielding MPELPDITAYIAALEERIMGQTLERVRLGSVFLLRTVDPPLTAAEGRVVRKLRRVGKRIAIGVDDDIWLVLHLMIAGRLHWKAAQAKLAGKYALAAFDFPNGSLVLTEAGSKRRASLYVVRGQEALRSMDPGGVEIFETDLDGFRGALTAENRTLKRALTDPRLISGVGNAYSDEILHAAQLSPIALTHKLKPEEWERLFAATRATMTAWMDRLGSEAQKKFPEKVTAFRPEMAVHGKFNQPCPRCGEKVQRIRYADNETNYCARCQTGGKVLADRSLSRLLGADWPRTLDELEALKKK